One window of the Scylla paramamosain isolate STU-SP2022 chromosome 22, ASM3559412v1, whole genome shotgun sequence genome contains the following:
- the LOC135111793 gene encoding uncharacterized protein LOC135111793 yields the protein MSSASIPRSGSSSSAAAASTHVLSRPLPPTTVVGRRDAGGRQWQQVYVERYLSCVICATQDTKAGWRQLSALLQVCGRDVHTLHLPSLASPSPSRGNGEVVEVEPGSLSHLDLFEIISALPNLQELSIRYQSTQEGTELVWGAVGASVLDLAALTPALTPTVTHLK from the exons ATGAGTTCTGCATCCATCCCTCGTtctggcagtagtagcagtgctgctgctgcctctacACATGTTCTCTCCCGCCCTCTGCCCCCAACCACA GTGGTGGGCAGGCGAGATGCAGGTGGCAGGCAGTGGCAACAGGTGTATGTAGAGCGTTACCTTTCCTGTGTGATCTGTGCCACCCAGGACACAAAGGCTGGCTGGAGGCAACTGTCGGCCCtcctgcaggtgtgtgggagggatgTGCACACCTTGCACCTGCCCTCCTTAGCATCCCCATCCCCCTCCAG AGGGAATggggaagtagtggaggtggagcCAGGCAGCCTGAGTCACCTGGATCTGTTTGAGATCATCTCAGCCTTGCCAAACCTGCAG GAGTTGAGTATAAGATATCAGAGCACACAGGAGGGGACAGAGCTGGTGTGGGGTGCTGTGGGGGCATCTGTTCTGGACCTGGCAGCCCTCACCCCAGCCCTCACCCCCACCGTCACCCACCTCAAATAA